Proteins encoded within one genomic window of Paenarthrobacter sp. JL.01a:
- a CDS encoding glycoside hydrolase domain-containing protein encodes MATWDKFLYGNHRFVVQVHPTRTLHRTAAHRVVLPWRRQDADPASVEIIVVSEATGSRVRNVVVEEAGRESGTLVFEAVDGPGIYFVYYLPYAMLGKPHYPQAQYLPRRPAADPAWAAAVGPSVWAQTGTAELPRATVLRYEAASRRDSFAPMNFTARAGELEQLHLDHAGEPFLLFQEDRLNPISMRSELPAHWVINGPSSNFHGSAQAGEDYVVQLGLYAQEDIDDIRVEVSGMEGHCITTDGVDRHGRPWSRRSVLAVAAHTVQALYVVLPVPADAAGTTLSATVAVTAASASTQEHQQLVKVSLDVAPDSGPEILAGGFGDPRFLRRLAWLDSSVAQDAELVAPFTAITLDEPNRTLGILGRTLQLSGSGLPAQVTSTFTGTNTATDGPGVELFDIPMRFDVGDLHWDYSPLTFTVEGPARVSWRCRWTGHHGSQSASRLELTGVLDADGAVQFSLQLTSDAPVEVHDVGLQLGFHEATVPFAMGLGIAGGRRPESIDWTWDVADRNQDALWLGGVNAGVQLALRDEHYERPLNTNFYKEKPLVEPVSWANRQAGEGVVRGGVGLRTGESKVTVRAYSGARTLQPAQPLHFDFRLLLTPFKVIEPGKHLSKRYFHEPAEPSHIKAAGATVVNIHHATAPAPYINDPLLTGDTLRAYIAKCHEHGLKAKVYNTVRELTFHSPELLPLLQLDHEIFSDGPGKGHMWLQEHAGSGYVSAWFAPNVDDIAVVTTGESRWENFYVRSLAELAKGEDGIDGIYLDDIAYDRHAMLRVRKVLERACLDRGAEGPEIDLHSANQFTAHDGYASSANLYMEQLPYVDRLWLGEYFDYHGTGPDYWLVELSGIPFGLMGEMLEGGGNPWRGMVFGMTGRAPAVDNRALWEFWAQHGLEQAQMHGFWDPQAPVRSNHPDVLATTWISGDKAVVALASWAEETVHVSLNFDAGSAHLASLPIEAPAIRGFQSAASHGPAETMTIEPQRGVLLTIGF; translated from the coding sequence GTGGCAACTTGGGATAAATTCCTTTATGGGAACCACCGGTTCGTGGTCCAGGTTCATCCCACCAGGACCCTCCACAGGACTGCCGCCCACCGCGTGGTCCTGCCGTGGCGACGGCAGGACGCCGATCCCGCGTCCGTCGAGATCATCGTTGTCTCGGAGGCCACCGGATCACGGGTTCGCAACGTGGTGGTCGAAGAGGCCGGCAGGGAGTCCGGGACACTGGTGTTCGAAGCCGTGGACGGCCCCGGCATCTACTTCGTCTACTACCTGCCTTACGCCATGCTGGGCAAGCCCCACTATCCCCAGGCGCAGTACCTCCCGCGACGTCCGGCCGCAGACCCGGCCTGGGCGGCCGCCGTCGGACCTTCGGTGTGGGCGCAGACTGGGACTGCTGAACTGCCCCGGGCCACGGTCCTTCGATACGAGGCCGCGAGCCGCCGCGACTCCTTCGCGCCCATGAACTTCACCGCCCGTGCCGGGGAATTGGAGCAGCTGCACCTGGACCATGCCGGGGAGCCCTTCCTGCTGTTTCAAGAAGACCGTCTGAACCCGATTTCCATGCGTTCGGAGCTTCCGGCCCACTGGGTGATCAACGGCCCGTCGTCCAACTTCCACGGGTCCGCGCAGGCGGGGGAGGACTACGTCGTCCAACTCGGTCTCTATGCGCAGGAAGACATCGATGACATCAGAGTGGAGGTGTCGGGCATGGAAGGGCACTGCATCACTACCGACGGCGTGGACCGCCATGGCCGGCCGTGGTCCAGAAGGAGCGTGTTGGCGGTCGCGGCACATACAGTGCAGGCACTGTATGTCGTTCTTCCGGTACCTGCAGACGCCGCGGGAACCACGCTCTCAGCGACGGTAGCAGTCACCGCAGCAAGCGCCTCCACCCAGGAGCACCAGCAGCTGGTCAAGGTCTCCCTGGACGTGGCACCGGACAGCGGCCCGGAAATCCTCGCGGGGGGCTTCGGGGATCCGCGCTTCTTGCGGCGGCTGGCGTGGCTGGATTCCAGCGTGGCCCAGGACGCGGAGCTCGTGGCACCCTTCACGGCCATCACGTTGGATGAGCCGAACAGGACTTTGGGAATCCTCGGCAGGACCCTGCAGTTGTCCGGCTCAGGCCTTCCGGCTCAGGTGACGTCCACCTTCACGGGAACGAACACCGCAACGGATGGTCCCGGCGTCGAGCTTTTTGACATCCCTATGAGGTTCGACGTGGGGGACCTCCACTGGGACTATTCGCCGCTTACTTTCACCGTGGAGGGGCCGGCAAGGGTCAGTTGGCGGTGCCGGTGGACAGGCCACCACGGCAGCCAGTCTGCATCACGCCTGGAACTGACAGGCGTCCTCGACGCCGACGGCGCGGTGCAGTTCTCGCTGCAACTGACGTCGGACGCGCCTGTGGAAGTGCACGACGTCGGCCTGCAGCTTGGGTTTCATGAGGCAACAGTGCCGTTCGCCATGGGCCTGGGCATCGCCGGTGGCCGGCGACCCGAAAGCATCGACTGGACCTGGGACGTTGCGGACAGGAATCAGGACGCACTATGGCTGGGCGGGGTGAACGCCGGAGTCCAGCTGGCACTGCGGGACGAGCACTACGAACGCCCGCTCAACACCAACTTCTACAAGGAGAAACCACTGGTGGAGCCGGTGTCGTGGGCCAACCGCCAGGCAGGGGAAGGAGTGGTTCGTGGTGGTGTGGGCCTGCGGACCGGCGAGAGTAAGGTGACGGTGCGCGCCTACAGTGGCGCCCGGACCCTGCAGCCCGCCCAGCCGCTCCATTTCGATTTCAGGCTCCTGCTGACGCCGTTCAAGGTGATCGAACCCGGCAAGCACCTGTCCAAGCGCTATTTCCATGAGCCTGCCGAGCCTTCGCACATCAAAGCAGCCGGAGCCACTGTGGTGAACATCCACCACGCCACGGCCCCCGCTCCGTACATCAACGACCCCCTGTTGACGGGGGACACGCTCCGGGCGTACATCGCTAAATGCCACGAGCACGGGCTCAAAGCCAAGGTCTACAACACAGTGCGTGAACTCACCTTCCACAGCCCCGAACTGCTTCCATTGCTGCAGCTGGACCATGAGATTTTCAGCGACGGGCCAGGCAAGGGCCACATGTGGCTGCAGGAGCACGCAGGCAGCGGCTACGTCTCGGCGTGGTTCGCCCCCAATGTGGACGACATCGCCGTGGTCACCACGGGCGAGTCCCGCTGGGAGAACTTCTACGTGCGCAGCCTGGCTGAACTTGCCAAGGGGGAGGACGGCATTGACGGCATCTACCTGGATGACATTGCCTATGACCGCCATGCCATGCTGCGGGTCCGCAAAGTCCTGGAGAGAGCCTGCCTGGACCGGGGGGCCGAGGGGCCGGAAATAGACCTCCATTCCGCCAACCAATTCACGGCCCACGACGGGTACGCTTCTTCGGCAAACCTGTACATGGAGCAGTTGCCCTATGTGGACCGGCTGTGGCTGGGGGAGTACTTCGACTACCACGGCACAGGCCCGGACTATTGGCTGGTGGAACTGTCCGGGATCCCGTTCGGCCTCATGGGCGAGATGCTCGAAGGCGGCGGCAATCCCTGGCGCGGCATGGTGTTCGGCATGACGGGCAGGGCACCGGCCGTGGACAACCGTGCCTTGTGGGAGTTCTGGGCACAGCATGGGCTCGAGCAAGCGCAGATGCATGGCTTCTGGGATCCCCAGGCGCCGGTGAGGAGCAACCAT